The DNA region TGCCAGCAGTTCGTCGTCGGAGAACTCCGCCAGTGGCCGGGTGCCCAAGGCCCAGAAGCTTGCGGAGGTCTCCGCGTCGGGCTCGTCCGAGAATCCAGCCATGGGCTCATCCGTGATGGCCAACGCCTGCTCGCCGGCGCCGGGTGCCGTGGACTCCACGTGCGTACGGACGGCCAGTTCCAGCGTAACCCCTGCGTCGTCGGTTCCTGGAACCGCGGCGCCGTCAATGGCATTGAGATCATTGCGGAGGCCTGCAAGCGCTGTTGATTCGATGAAGGTGGCGCCGGTGAGGTCAACGCGGATATGGGATCTGACCCCCATGCGCCGGACGCGCCGGACAATGTGGACGAGGCACGGACGCGATTCCTCGTTGAGGCTCCCCCGGACTTCTATCCTGACAACGTCGGTAACGACGTCGAGCTTAACGAGGGCATGCAGTCTGCGGTCCATAGGTACTCCAAAAGAGGGCGTCTATGGCCGACGGCTCAACCTCAGCAAGCGTATCCTCCCCGCAGTTCCGGCACAAGCCGCAGTGTCAGGCCAGGCCTAGCCGGCCTGCTTTTTGTCCGGCTCCTCGTAGTGCGTGCGGGTGCCGGTTCCGCCCACCGATTCCACCAGGGATTTAGCGACGTCGCGCAGCTTGGTGTTGCTGTTGCTGGACGCGTCGGTGAGGATCCTGACCGCGGCGTCCTGGCTGCAGCGGTTCTGGGCCATAACGATCCCCACCGCGATGTCGATGATGGTCCGGGACTCCAGCGTGGCCCGCAGGTTGGCGGCGCTGTCCGTATGGAGCGAAAACCTGACGGCAAGCCGCAGCGCCTGCGAGATTTCCCGGGTGTAGCCCCTCGCCTTGGCAGACGCGCGTTCGTCGAACTTGTTCGGCACGTCCGAGTAGAGGTTCAGGGCAGCCCTCGCTTCCCCCTGCAGGTTGAAGGGCAACGACAGCACTGACCGCAGCCCGTGCGACGCGACTGCATTGGCGTAGTCCGGCCCCCACCGGTCCTCCTCGAACAGGTCCGGCACATGGACTTCGCGCTCGTCCTCCGCCGCCGTGAGGCAGGGGCCCTGCGACAGCGAATACTGGATTTCATCCACTTCCCGGGCTGACTCGCTGCTCCAGCCGATGGTGGCAGCCTTGCGGTCCCGGAGCAGCGTGATGCCGCACAGCGCGTCGTCACCGTCGCCCGCCATCTGGTGGGCGGAGAACCGGGCCAGTTCGTTAACGAAGTCCTCAAAATCCGCGCTTTCCAGAATGAGGTTCTGGATTTGCTCGACGGTGCTCAAAGGTTGTTCTGGCGGGAGCATTATGCACGTTCTCCAAGGGTTTTGAAGGGGGTTACCGCAAATAGTAGGTCACCCCCAGAACCTAGTCCAGCCCGCGCAGCTCCGGCCGCGTGCCGGTCCGGCTGTCGCTATGAGAGTCCCAGCTCGTCCTTGCCGAAGGCGAACAGGTACGGCACACCGGTCTCGGCCTCGATCTTTTCCTTGGCTCCGGTGTCCCGGTCCACGATCACCGCTACCGCCACCACGTTCCCGCCGGCCTTCCGCACACCCTCAACCGCGGTCAGCGCCGAGCCGCCGGTGGTGGAGGTGTCCTCGAGCACCAGGACCTTGCGGCCGTCAACGGAGGGCCCCTCAACCTGGCGGCCCATGCCGTAGGACTTCTGGGCCTTGCGGACCACAAAGGCATCCACGTTCCGCCCCGCGTCCACAGCGGCGTGCATGACTGCGGTGCCCACCGGGTCTGCCCCCATGGTCAGGCCACCGGCGCACTCAAAGTCGATGCCGGCGTCGTCCGCCAGAGCCAGCATGACCTGCCCCACCAGCGTGGACGCCTCGTGGTGGAGCGTGATGCGGCGCAGGTCGATGTAGTAATCGGCCTCCGCACCGCTGGACAGGATCACCTTGCCGCGGACCACGGCGAGTTCCTTGATCAGTTCCAGCAGGCGGGCACGGGCAGCGGCAGCGTCAAGAGGGGAAGTCATGGTCTCCAGTTTAGTGGTTTCCGTATTTGTGACTGCGCCCCGGCGAGGGAACGCGGCGGGCGAAGCCGGGCGCGTGCTCCGGCCGGGGTCCGAAAGCGATGATCCGCGGCATGACCCGCCGCACTATCGGAGCGTGCCGGACCAAGAACAGCAGGGCCGGCGGAGGCCCGGTCCTCCTTCCGGCGAACAGTGGAACGAACACTGCCCGGTGCATGATGCGCTGTACGGTCTGGACAACAATGGTGGGCATCCGGCGCCGCCGTTCCACTGCAGCAAGGTCCTCCACCCCGACGTGCCCCCGGAGAAGCGCCGGGGCCAGCCGGGCTGCGGCCGCCACGGCATCCTGGATGGCCAGGTTGATGCCCACACCACCGGCAGGGGACATGGCATGTGCGGCGTCGCCGATGCACAGCAGCCCGTCCACGTACCAGCGCCGCAGCCGGTCCAGCCGCACGTCCAGCCAGTGAAGGTCATCGATCGAACGGATCGAACCCACGCGGTCAGCCAGGTCAGGACGCAGGGCGGCCACCCGTTCCCTGAACCGTTCAATCCCTTCGGAACGGATCCGCGCGTCTTCTCCCTTGGGACCGAGGTACCCCATCTGGTAGTAGTCGTCACGGAACAGCGCGATCATGGCTTCGCGGTCCCGAAAGGCCGGAACGATGCCCGCCACGGCGCCTTTTTCCGAAGCATGGCGCGGAAGCCTGAACCACCAGGTGTCGAAGGGGACCGGATATTCCTTCGACTGAAGGCCGGCGGCCCGGCGCAGCACGGAATGGCGCCCGTCCGTGGCCACCACGAGGTCCGCGTGGAGCGCCCCTTCAGCACCCCCACGCGTCCTGTAGCGGACGCCGGTGACGCGTCCGCCGTCGAACATTATCGACGTGGCCTCATGCTCCATCAGGAGCCTGAACGTGGGTTCGCGCGCCGCCTCGGTGGCCAGGAAGTTGAGGAAGTCCCACTGCGGCATCATCGCAATGTAGTTGTACGGCGGCTTTAGGGAAGCGAAATCACCAACGGTGACCAGGCCGACGCCCGGGATGGGGAAGGCGACGTTGTTCAGCCTGCTCTGCGGAAGCTTGCGGAATTTGTCGCCCAATCCCAGTTCGTCAATCAGCCTGATGGTGGATGCATGGACGGTGTCGCCGCGGAAATCCCGCAGGAAGTCGCCGTGCTTCTCAAGCACCGTGACCTGCACTCCGGCCCGGGCAA from Arthrobacter pascens includes:
- a CDS encoding GAF and ANTAR domain-containing protein, with the protein product MLPPEQPLSTVEQIQNLILESADFEDFVNELARFSAHQMAGDGDDALCGITLLRDRKAATIGWSSESAREVDEIQYSLSQGPCLTAAEDEREVHVPDLFEEDRWGPDYANAVASHGLRSVLSLPFNLQGEARAALNLYSDVPNKFDERASAKARGYTREISQALRLAVRFSLHTDSAANLRATLESRTIIDIAVGIVMAQNRCSQDAAVRILTDASSNSNTKLRDVAKSLVESVGGTGTRTHYEEPDKKQAG
- the pyrE gene encoding orotate phosphoribosyltransferase, with the protein product MTSPLDAAAARARLLELIKELAVVRGKVILSSGAEADYYIDLRRITLHHEASTLVGQVMLALADDAGIDFECAGGLTMGADPVGTAVMHAAVDAGRNVDAFVVRKAQKSYGMGRQVEGPSVDGRKVLVLEDTSTTGGSALTAVEGVRKAGGNVVAVAVIVDRDTGAKEKIEAETGVPYLFAFGKDELGLS
- a CDS encoding FAD-dependent oxidoreductase; translation: MEKTGCVVAGGGPAGMMLGLLLARAGVQVTVLEKHGDFLRDFRGDTVHASTIRLIDELGLGDKFRKLPQSRLNNVAFPIPGVGLVTVGDFASLKPPYNYIAMMPQWDFLNFLATEAAREPTFRLLMEHEATSIMFDGGRVTGVRYRTRGGAEGALHADLVVATDGRHSVLRRAAGLQSKEYPVPFDTWWFRLPRHASEKGAVAGIVPAFRDREAMIALFRDDYYQMGYLGPKGEDARIRSEGIERFRERVAALRPDLADRVGSIRSIDDLHWLDVRLDRLRRWYVDGLLCIGDAAHAMSPAGGVGINLAIQDAVAAAARLAPALLRGHVGVEDLAAVERRRRMPTIVVQTVQRIMHRAVFVPLFAGRRTGPPPALLFLVRHAPIVRRVMPRIIAFGPRPEHAPGFARRVPSPGRSHKYGNH